In a single window of the Streptomyces sp. HUAS ZL42 genome:
- a CDS encoding glycoside hydrolase family 15 protein gives MRRYPPIADHGLIGDLQTAALVSSEGVIDWFAAPRFDSPSIFASLLDHDGGGHFQFAPTSSEVTRRQLYYPDSAIVVTRFMSPDGVGEVIDHMPVIESQTPSDRHTVVRIVRTVRGTVRFALECRPRFDYARAEHQLDMTDGTATFRAPGTTAYLQATFPLEWDGRDVRGSVTLQAGQRAAAVFTVCGRDGEAPQPPTVETIAPALRDNVEFWQRWVRTSRYRGRWPDMVNRSAITLKLLTYAPTGAPVAAATMGLPEQVGGERNWDYRYTWVRDGSLSVRALLDLGFLEEAAQFVRWLGDRLRARDGQGGEPLQIMYRVDGDPHLSEEVLDHFEGYRGSGPVRAGNAAADQLQLDIYGEVLYAMSEGIEEIGQQVGYHGWKGITRLLDWLADHWDRPDEGIWETRGGRKDFTFSRVMCWAALDNCLKMAHEFRRPANTELWTRARDTILEQVMERGWSEKEQALVQHYGGDVLDASLLIAPRVGFIAPRSPGWLSTLDAMDHRLVSDSLVYRYDPAASPDGLRGSEGTFSLCTFLYVDALARAGRLPQARYTFEKMQTYANHVGLFAEEIGPSGEQLGNFPQAFTHLSLIMAATTLDDALDRLAAR, from the coding sequence GTGCGCCGTTACCCGCCCATCGCGGACCACGGGCTGATCGGGGACCTGCAGACAGCGGCCCTGGTTTCCTCGGAAGGGGTCATCGACTGGTTCGCGGCACCGCGCTTCGACTCGCCCAGCATCTTCGCGTCCCTGCTGGACCACGACGGCGGTGGACACTTCCAGTTCGCGCCCACCTCCTCCGAGGTGACGCGCCGGCAGCTCTACTACCCCGACAGCGCCATCGTCGTGACCCGCTTCATGTCCCCTGACGGGGTCGGCGAGGTGATCGACCACATGCCGGTCATCGAGTCGCAGACACCGTCCGACCGGCACACGGTCGTGCGCATTGTGCGGACGGTGCGCGGCACCGTGCGCTTCGCCCTGGAGTGCCGCCCGCGCTTCGACTACGCCCGGGCCGAGCACCAACTCGACATGACCGACGGGACCGCCACCTTCCGGGCCCCTGGTACGACCGCGTATCTGCAGGCGACCTTCCCGCTGGAGTGGGACGGCCGGGACGTCCGGGGCTCGGTCACACTGCAGGCGGGTCAGCGGGCCGCCGCCGTGTTCACCGTGTGCGGCCGGGACGGTGAGGCACCGCAGCCGCCGACCGTCGAAACGATCGCCCCGGCGCTGCGGGACAACGTCGAGTTCTGGCAGCGCTGGGTGCGCACCTCGCGGTACCGCGGCCGCTGGCCGGACATGGTGAACCGCTCGGCCATCACCCTCAAACTGCTGACCTACGCGCCGACCGGTGCCCCGGTCGCCGCCGCGACGATGGGTCTGCCGGAGCAGGTCGGTGGCGAGCGCAACTGGGACTACCGGTACACATGGGTACGGGACGGCTCGCTTTCGGTCCGGGCGCTGCTCGACCTGGGATTCCTCGAGGAGGCCGCCCAGTTCGTCCGCTGGCTCGGAGACCGGCTGCGGGCCCGCGACGGACAGGGAGGGGAACCGCTGCAGATCATGTACCGGGTCGACGGTGATCCCCATCTGTCGGAGGAGGTCCTCGACCACTTCGAGGGCTACCGCGGTTCGGGTCCGGTGCGGGCCGGCAACGCCGCCGCCGACCAGCTGCAGCTCGACATCTACGGCGAGGTCCTCTACGCCATGTCCGAGGGCATCGAGGAGATCGGCCAGCAGGTGGGCTACCACGGTTGGAAGGGAATCACGCGGCTGCTGGACTGGCTCGCGGACCACTGGGACCGGCCGGACGAGGGCATCTGGGAGACCCGTGGCGGGCGGAAGGACTTCACCTTCAGCCGCGTGATGTGCTGGGCGGCCCTGGACAACTGCCTGAAAATGGCCCACGAGTTCAGACGGCCGGCCAACACGGAGCTCTGGACCCGGGCCCGCGACACGATCCTGGAGCAGGTCATGGAGCGCGGCTGGAGCGAGAAGGAGCAGGCGCTGGTCCAGCACTACGGCGGCGACGTACTGGACGCCTCACTCCTGATCGCACCCCGGGTGGGTTTCATCGCCCCGCGCAGCCCCGGCTGGCTGTCCACCCTCGACGCCATGGACCACCGGCTCGTCTCCGACAGCCTGGTCTACCGCTACGACCCCGCGGCCTCCCCCGACGGACTGCGCGGCTCGGAGGGCACGTTCAGCCTCTGCACCTTCCTGTACGTCGACGCCCTCGCGCGGGCCGGCCGGCTCCCGCAGGCGCGGTACACCTTCGAGAAGATGCAGACGTACGCCAACCACGTCGGGCTGTTCGCGGAGGAGATCGGACCCAGCGGCGAGCAGTTGGGCAACTTTCCGCAGGCCTTCACCCACCTGTCGCTCATCATGGCCGCGACGACTCTGGACGACGCGCTCGACCGGCTGGCGGCACGCTGA
- a CDS encoding chloride channel protein codes for MLNRPEYRRALVFCGLIGIPVSLIAFWFLVALEELEQLIWTDWPEDLGWDHAPWWWGFPLLLVAGAAVGLVVGRLPGRGGHIPAGGLHSGGITRNALPGVVIAAFFSLPLGAVLGPEAPLIALGGSLALLFGSLVRAPDTQASRALLGAAGSAAAISALFGNPLVGAVLLMEVAGVGGPQLYAVMLPALLSSGVGDVMFTGFGHWTGLQTGSLDIGLPKAPLLDAGDVLWALLMAPAIALLIHGVFVGGRFAAVFVSSWTVRNTTLCALGVAGCVALYTVATGRSPSEVALSGQTTLGELARDPHAWSVGALVGILVFKALAYALCLGSLRGGPVFPALFLGGAAGVLLAPLPGFGLVPAMAAGMAASVTAALRLPVSSVMLVVLLLGNVDTVAVVVLASVVSFVVTQLLPQGPRIPAFSVPPAGRARRPESSRP; via the coding sequence ATGCTGAACCGGCCCGAGTACCGCAGGGCGCTGGTGTTCTGCGGGCTGATCGGCATCCCCGTGTCGCTGATCGCGTTCTGGTTCCTCGTCGCGCTGGAGGAACTGGAGCAGCTGATCTGGACGGACTGGCCCGAGGACCTGGGCTGGGACCATGCCCCCTGGTGGTGGGGTTTCCCCCTGCTGCTGGTGGCCGGAGCGGCCGTCGGCCTGGTCGTCGGCCGGCTGCCCGGGCGGGGCGGGCACATCCCTGCGGGCGGCCTGCACTCGGGCGGGATCACGAGGAACGCGCTGCCCGGTGTCGTCATCGCCGCGTTCTTCAGCCTGCCCCTCGGCGCCGTGCTCGGCCCGGAGGCGCCCCTGATCGCCCTGGGCGGCAGTCTCGCCCTGCTCTTCGGAAGCCTTGTACGGGCGCCGGACACGCAGGCGAGCAGGGCGTTGCTCGGTGCGGCCGGCTCCGCGGCGGCCATCTCCGCGTTGTTCGGGAACCCGCTGGTGGGCGCGGTGCTCCTGATGGAGGTGGCCGGAGTGGGCGGGCCGCAGCTCTACGCGGTGATGCTGCCGGCCCTGCTGTCCAGCGGGGTCGGGGACGTGATGTTCACCGGGTTCGGGCACTGGACCGGTCTGCAGACCGGCAGTCTGGACATCGGGCTGCCCAAGGCGCCGCTGCTCGACGCGGGGGACGTCCTGTGGGCGCTGCTGATGGCCCCGGCCATCGCCCTCCTGATCCACGGGGTCTTCGTGGGCGGGCGGTTCGCGGCCGTCTTCGTGTCGTCGTGGACGGTACGGAACACCACGCTCTGCGCCCTCGGAGTGGCCGGCTGCGTCGCCCTCTACACAGTCGCGACCGGCCGTTCGCCGTCCGAGGTCGCCCTGTCCGGCCAGACCACCCTGGGGGAGCTGGCCAGGGACCCGCATGCCTGGTCGGTGGGCGCCCTGGTGGGGATTCTGGTGTTCAAGGCCCTCGCCTACGCGCTCTGTCTGGGCAGCCTGCGGGGCGGTCCCGTCTTCCCCGCGCTGTTCCTGGGCGGAGCGGCCGGCGTCCTGCTGGCGCCGCTGCCCGGCTTCGGTCTGGTGCCGGCCATGGCGGCCGGGATGGCGGCGTCGGTGACCGCGGCTCTGCGACTGCCGGTCAGCAGCGTGATGCTGGTCGTCCTGCTGCTGGGCAACGTGGACACGGTCGCGGTCGTGGTGCTGGCGTCGGTCGTGTCGTTCGTCGTGACGCAGCTGTTGCCGCAGGGGCCCCGGATCCCCGCGTTCAGCGTGCCGCCAGCCGGTCGAGCGCGTCGTCCAGAGTCGTCGCGGCCATGA
- a CDS encoding zinc-ribbon domain-containing protein, producing the protein MILFGTKGYLYQLAILTLVCGRCGNPAAHTLRKRVTKFTLFFVPLFPISTKYQTQCTFCGAEQQLTKEQAEQLQAQGASGHGGHVHGQPQQQPYQH; encoded by the coding sequence ATCATCCTCTTTGGCACCAAGGGGTACCTGTACCAGCTCGCGATACTGACGCTGGTGTGCGGCCGGTGCGGCAATCCCGCGGCGCACACGCTCAGGAAGCGCGTCACGAAGTTCACGCTGTTCTTCGTGCCGCTGTTCCCGATCTCGACGAAGTACCAGACGCAGTGCACCTTCTGCGGCGCGGAACAGCAGCTGACCAAGGAGCAGGCGGAGCAGCTGCAGGCACAGGGGGCGAGCGGCCACGGCGGTCACGTCCATGGGCAGCCGCAGCAGCAGCCGTACCAGCACTGA